The Candidatus Hydrogenedentota bacterium genome has a window encoding:
- a CDS encoding response regulator, producing the protein MKKIFAIDDDPEMLEMMTGMLSPLGCSMQFATRCKGAVEKMRQFIPDAILLDVLLPDGSGFEISRSVRADSSLYKTPILFISSIMDGPEVEYALTQGCDAYLGKPFSAKDLTTRLNDLHALAGRINQPSTGTNFLTLEAITREIDHRVFQQRAFALCYLSIEDFDAYQVIHGHEEAMGLIDHVCNAIRRTLVENDLRGTAIAHLGREYFLALLPPASYDIFCRQVELNFSASAPHGISLRIDVSLRNESHAVGTHILLHELKNAHKKLNGSQQPTLFRWDRHRNW; encoded by the coding sequence ATGAAAAAGATTTTCGCCATTGACGACGATCCGGAAATGCTGGAAATGATGACCGGCATGCTTTCGCCGCTGGGCTGTTCGATGCAGTTTGCCACGCGCTGCAAAGGGGCCGTTGAGAAGATGCGGCAATTTATTCCAGACGCGATCCTCCTGGATGTATTGCTTCCCGACGGTTCCGGATTCGAGATTTCGCGATCCGTCCGCGCGGATTCGTCGCTCTACAAGACGCCAATCCTTTTTATTTCCTCGATCATGGACGGCCCCGAGGTGGAATATGCGCTGACCCAGGGCTGTGACGCCTACCTAGGCAAGCCGTTTTCGGCAAAGGATCTGACCACGCGCCTGAACGATTTGCATGCGCTCGCGGGAAGGATCAATCAGCCGAGCACCGGGACGAACTTCTTGACCCTGGAAGCCATAACCCGCGAAATCGATCACCGCGTCTTTCAACAGCGCGCCTTTGCCCTCTGCTACCTGTCCATAGAGGACTTCGACGCGTACCAGGTCATTCACGGCCACGAGGAAGCGATGGGGCTGATCGATCATGTCTGCAATGCCATTCGCCGCACCCTTGTGGAAAACGACCTTCGGGGCACGGCCATCGCCCATCTCGGGCGGGAATATTTCCTGGCGCTGCTACCACCCGCGTCGTACGACATTTTTTGCAGACAAGTCGAACTGAATTTCAGCGCATCCGCGCCGCACGGGATCTCGCTTCGTATTGACGTGTCGCTTCGCAACGAATCACACGCGGTAGGCACGCATATCTTGTTGCATGAATTGAAAAATGCGCACAAGAAACTCAATGGCAGCCAGCAACCGACACTTTTCCGCTGGGATCGGCATCGAAACTGGTGA